Within the Thalassoglobus sp. JC818 genome, the region TGTTGCTCGGAACCTCTGGCGATGTGGAATCCCTCGAAGGAGAAGTGGGAGGAAACCTCGATCAATCCTCACGTGTCCAAGCTGTCGTCGATTTCTTTGGGCCGTCGGACTTTGTTCTCCGCGGAAGAACTCAACCCGATCGTGCCTACACCACGAAGTCCGGAAGCTTTGCATTATTGGGAGGATTGAAGTCTGGAAAAGTTGATCCCGAAATGGAATCAGTCGCCAGCCCAGCGACTTACGTGACCTCGGATGACCCTCCACTGCTGATCTTCCACGGAACAGATGACAAGACCGTTCTTCTCGACCAAAGCGAACGTATCGTTGAACTCTACGAGTCCGCCGATCTCTCAGTTGAACTCATCACTATTGAAGGGGCAGGGCATGGCGGCCAATCATTTTTCACGCGAGAAAAACTCGACAAGGTCCGCAAATTCTTCGATTCCTGTCGGAACGAAGCCGCCCAAGGTCAATAAGCCTCCCGGTCTCAAGAGAATACGCATTAATCGGCGACGAGAGCAAATCCGGCTTGGGGGAGTATTGTGGGTTTCGCTGCCTCTAAATCTGGGTTAAGATTTGAAATCAGAGAACGTCGATACTTTTGAGGCCCACCACTGATGAGACGTTCCTTCCCGCCCGGATC harbors:
- a CDS encoding alpha/beta hydrolase; the encoded protein is MPSLNISHLVLCIAVMTGWTCQAEDSQPADSSKRPKQNVTHRDLVYATVGDRDLKLDLMLPANVESPPLLVWIHGGGWRAGSKNNPRFQPLVEDGYAVASLSYRFTDTAVFPAQIHDCKSAIRWLRANQNKFGYNSTWIGVGGSSAGGHLVLLLGTSGDVESLEGEVGGNLDQSSRVQAVVDFFGPSDFVLRGRTQPDRAYTTKSGSFALLGGLKSGKVDPEMESVASPATYVTSDDPPLLIFHGTDDKTVLLDQSERIVELYESADLSVELITIEGAGHGGQSFFTREKLDKVRKFFDSCRNEAAQGQ